The following are encoded in a window of Impatiens glandulifera chromosome 5, dImpGla2.1, whole genome shotgun sequence genomic DNA:
- the LOC124940024 gene encoding glutathione S-transferase 2-like — translation MEESSCSDSKLQLYSYWISSCSWRVRFALNLKGLSYEYKSVNLTKGEQFNPEFEKLNPLHFVPVLVDGDIVVSDSLAILLYLEEKYPQIPLLPSDPKLRALSLQVASIVNSSIQPLHMQSVLKYIADRVGSQEQLLWAQFVIKKGFHALENLLRDYSGPYAMGEKAFMADVFLAPQIAVATERFGIDMAEFPTLRKIYGSCKALPEFKSSLPERQPDALQ, via the exons ATGGAAGAATCATCATGTTCAGATTCAAAGCTTCAATTGTATTCTTACTGGATTAGTTCATGTTCATGGCGAGTTCGATTCGCTTTGAATCTCAAAG GGCTTTCATACGAGTACAAATCTGTCAATCTCACAAAGGGAGAGCAGTTCAATCCTG AGTTTGAGAAACTGAATCCTCTTCATTTTGTACCAGTATTAGTTGATGGAGACATTGTTGTGTCTGATTCTCTTGCAATTCTTCTG TATTTGGAAGAGAAGTATCCCCAGATTCCATTACTCCCATCTGATCCCAAGCTAAGGGCTCTTAGTCTTCAG GTAGCTAGTATTGTTAACTCTAGCATACAACCCCTTCATATGCAGTCAGTGTTG AAGTATATAGCAGATAGGGTTGGTTCACAAGAACAGCTTTTGTGGGCTCAATTTGTAATTAAGAAAGGCTTTCATG CTCTTGAGAATTTGCTGAGAGACTATTCTGGCCCATATGCCATGGGAGAAAAGGCATTTATG GCTGATGTGTTTTTGGCACCACAGATTGCTGTAGCGACAGAGAGATTTGGAATTGACATG GCAGAATTCCCAACTCTAAGAAAGATATATGGATCATGCAAGGCTTTACCAGAGTTTAAATCTTCATTGCCTGAAAGACAACCTGATGCACTGCAGTAA
- the LOC124938975 gene encoding receptor protein-tyrosine kinase CEPR2 encodes MIHLLRHLFLTLLLIISFHGQTSHQQSDPEINSIDLSALRQIRENLNSLPPGPNFFSSWDFTSPDPCSSFAGVTCSYFAGGTGTTKRVTSLTLGTGTGLTGNLSPSISDLDELTQLVLFSGGIVTGQIPPQIGNLKNLRILSLSHNRFTGIIPAAIADLPNLHTLDLSNNILSGPVPSFTDNNQLKVLILSSNRLSGSLPEPLPNQIIHLDLQNNRFTGQLPWSLPVGIRYLSVSKNKLWGPLDNGLIESLSELVYLDLSMNRFSGSIPVSLFKPSISSMLLQRNNFSGWIPTKPVNNNPSSWPILTPPSSYGPGSIVDLSHNALSGELSNVLIGVETLFLNNNRFTGHIPEEYIDSMRRSSTRTLYLQHNYLSGFSSRKDLDLPLSVALCLSYNCMVPPKVGVVACPTSAGEEPSRPTTQCPVFNSNVVG; translated from the coding sequence ATGATTCATCTTCTCCGGCATCTATTTCTTACACTATTACTCATCATCTCCTTCCATGGCCAAACTTCTCATCAACAATCAGACCCAGAAATCAACTCCATTGATCTTTCCGCATTGCGTCAAATCAGAGAAAACCTCAACAGTCTTCCTCCAGGCCCCAATTTCTTCTCCTCCTGGGATTTCACCTCGCCGGATCCATGTTCATCCTTCGCCGGCGTAACCTGTTCTTACTTCGCCGGCGGAACCGGAACTACCAAAAGGGTCACCTCTCTCACACTCGGCACCGGCACCGGACTCACCGGAAATCTCTCCCCATCTATCTCCGACCTCGACGAGTTAACTCAGCTAGTCCTCTTCTCCGGCGGTATCGTAACAGGTCAAATCCCACCTCAAATCGGAAATCTCAAAAACCTTCGAATTCTCTCACTAAGTCATAACCGTTTCACCGGAATCATCCCCGCCGCCATTGCCGATCTTCCAAATCTCCACACTCTAGATCTAAGCAACAATATcttatccggtccggttccttcaTTTACAGATAATAATCAATTGAAAGTACTGATTCTATCATCAAACCGTCTATCCGGTTCATTACCCGAACCGCTTCCGAATCAAATCATTCATCTTGATTTACAAAACAACAGATTCACGGGTCAGCTTCCATGGAGTTTGCCGGTCGGAATACGTTACTTGTCGGTGTCGAAAAACAAATTGTGGGGTCCACTTGATAACGGACTTATTGAATCGTTATCAGAGTTAGTGTATCTCGATTTAAGCATGAACCGGTTCAGTGGGTCCATACCGGTTTCATTATTTAAACCTTCTATATCATCAATGCTATTACAACGGAACAATTTTTCTGGATGGATCCCTACCAAACCCGTTAATAATAACCCGTCTTCATGGCCCATATTAACCCCACCTTCATCTTACGGTCCCGGATCCATTGTCGACCTAAGCCATAACGCATTGAGTGGAGAATTATCAAACGTGTTGATCGGGGTGGAGACTCTATTCCTTAATAACAATCGATTCACGGGTCATATCCCCGAGGAATATATAGATAGCATGCGACGTAGCAGTACAAGAACATTGTATTtacaacataattatttatcgGGCTTTTCTAGTAGAAAAGACTTAGACTTGCCACTATCGGTTGCATTGTGTTTATCGTATAATTGTATGGTACCGCCTAAAGTTGGGGTCGTGGCCTGTCCAACCAGTGCCGGAGAGGAGCCTTCACGACCCACAACACAATGCCCGGTGTTCAATAGTAACGTGGTTGGTTAA
- the LOC124938434 gene encoding arginase 1, mitochondrial codes for MGIIGARGIHYLEKLKSVPKDLIEKGQNRVVEASLTLIRERAKLKGELIRAMGGAVASTSLLGVPLGHNSSFLQGPAFAPPRIREAIWCGSTNSTSEEGKELSDPRVLTDVGDVPVQELRDCCVDDDRLMDTISESVKLVMEESPLRPLVLGGDHSISFPVVRAVSEMLGGPIDILHLDAHPDIYHSFEGNKYSHASSFARIMEGGYARRLLQVGIRSINIEGREQGKRFGVEQYEMRTFTRDRPFLENLKLGEGVKGVYISVDVDCLDPSIAPGVSHIEAGGLSFRDVLNILHNLKGDVVGADVVEFNPQRDTVDGMTAMVAAKLVRELTAKISK; via the exons ATGGGGATTATTGGAGCAAGAGGAATTCATTACCTAGAGAAGCTGAAATCTGTTCCAAAGGATTTGATAGAAAAAGGCCAGAATCGTGTTGTAGAAGCTTCCCTTACTCTAATTCGTGAGCGTGCAAAGCTTAAA GGGGAACTCATAAGGGCAATGGGTGGAGCTGTAGCATCAACATCTCTTCTCGGTGTTCCTTTAGGTCATAACTCCTCATTTCTACAGGGACCAGCATTTGCCCCGCCTCGTATTAGGGAAGCAATCTGGTGTGGCAGCACAAACTCTACCTCTGAAGAAG GGAAAGAATTGAGTGATCCAAGAGTCTTGACTGATGTTGGGGATGTACCTGTACAAGAGCTGCGAGATTGTTGTGTGGATGATGATAGATTGATGGATACAATAAGTGAATCTGTGAAGCTGGTTATGGAAGAA AGTCCACTGCGGCCTCTGGTTTTAGGTGGTGACCATTCAATATCATTTCCGGTTGTAAGAGCAGTTTCTGAAATGCTTGGAGGACCTATTGACATTCTCCATCTTGATGCTCATCCTGATATCTATCATTCATTTGAAGGCAACAAATATTCTCATGCTTCTTCATTTGCTCGAATTATGGAAGGCGGCTATGCTAGGAGACTCTTGCAG GTTGGTATTAGATCAATCAATATCGAAGGACGCGAACAAGGAAAACGATTTGGGGTTGAGCAATATGAAATGAGGACATTTACAAGAGATCGCCCATTCTTGGAGAACCTG AAATTAGGGGAAGGGGTGAAAGGAGTTTATATCTCGGTAGATGTGGACTGTCTTGACCCATCAATCGCACCCGGTGTATCACACATCGAGGCAGGAGGTCTATCATTTCGCGATGTTCTAAACATTCTTCATAATCTTAAAGGAGATGTGGTGGGTGCTGATGTAGTGGAATTTAACCCACAAAGAGATACTGTCGATGGGATGACGGCTATGGTTGCTGCTAAATTGGTAAGGGAACTCACTGCTAAGATCTCTAAATGA
- the LOC124937807 gene encoding uncharacterized protein LOC124937807, whose product MLMAVKIPSFVFPLNARMVAAVEDYKSASLASGQTHFADRTVFRVSKGLGSHTCYINVGNFSFSSSTKRSAWSVNSSINDGTFGTPPTNNNDGGTRLFQAFQALRGRLSARINEIKKNLPMKFFFFLVGFYCATAFATVIGQTGDWDILSAALAVVVVEGIGALMYGASLRLLSRVKNLITMFNYWKAGLSLGLFLDSFKYEMENIIGLTNNPFNFDIDYFTSFF is encoded by the exons ATGCTAATGGCTGTTAAAATTCCATCATTCGTTTTCCCTCTAAACGCGAGGATGGTTGCAGCCGTTGAAGACTACAAGTCTGCATCTCTTGCTAGTGGTCAAACACACTTTGCTGATAGAACTGTTTTTCGTGTCAGCAAGGGACTGGGATCTCATACATGCTACATTAATGTAGGAAACTTTTCTTTCTCTAGCAGCACCAA GAGATCAGCTTGGTCTGTAAATAGCAGTATAAACGATGGAACATTTGGTACGCCCCCTACAAATAACAATGATGGTGGCACTCGACTATTTCAAGCTTTTCAAGCTCTTAGAGGCAGGTTGAGTGCAAGAATAAATGAGATAAAGAAGAATCTACCAATGAAATTCTTCTTTTTCCTTGTGGGATTTTATTGTGCAACTGCCTTTGCTACTGTTATTGGGCAAACAGGAGACTGGGACATTCTATCAGCTGCATTAGCAGTTGTTGTTGTGGAAGGAATCGGGGCACTCATGTATGGAGCTTCTCTTCGATTACTAAGCAGGGTGAAGAACTTGATAACCATGTTTAATTATTGGAAAGCTGGGTTATCTCTTGGCCTTTTCTTGGATTCCTTCAAATATGAAATGGAGAACATAATTGGGTTAACCAATAATCCCTTCAATTTTGATATAGATTACTTTACTTCATTCTTTTAA